The Plasmodium knowlesi strain H genome assembly, chromosome: 14 region TTGGTTTTTCAGTTTCCGTGGATGTGTCCTTTTCCTCGTTAAAGTTAACACGCTTATTGGATTCCAAATTTGTGTCATTCGTTGGGGTTGAGAAATGATCTGCGATATCTTCACCCTGTATTGCCTCATTATTGTCTCCCACGTTGTGATGCCCCCTATTTACCATATCATTCTCTTTAGATTCGAATTCACATAAATCTATATCACTAATCAATTTCGAAATGTCCGCAAATTTGTAGCACGTTTTTCGCCTTGGATCCCCTGTGGATTTAGATTTCACCGAATCTTTCACTTCCACATCTATGTTTTGGGTTGCCGTTTGTGATTCATACGATTTCATTATATGTAATATTGGTATTTCTAACTCTTCATTGTTTTCAGGAACTTTGTTCTTAGTCATCACTTGATCcaccttttctttatccATTTGACACGCCTCCCCTTGCGCTATTTCTGCGCATTTCTCATCATCGTAATAATTAAATATACACGATTCCTTGCTTATTTGTTTTCGAAATTcgttaatttgttctttgtGTATTGCTTCTTTATGATTACCTATTATCATATCCCCGTTTGCATGAAAGGaagattttaattttttcctttgcctaACAAAAAGAGTGCTCCTTTTATGAAGTTTTTCATCGCCGTTATCCACCTCGTTGGAAGGTTCCTCATAATAtaaagttttcatttttctttgcgGCATAGCAGCATGCTCAGGTAGCGATATAATTTCACACGATGCACACTTTTGTTTGTTAAAATTGTTtagaaatgaaaatgaaagcaAATCATCTTTGTTCTCCCTCAATGACGGAGAATTCTGTTCATTATGAGTGTTTTCACCTTGTTCTGTTGAAAGGACACTCATGTTATGGTGCTTCTCCCCCGCTAGTGCACCTGACTTGGAATGCTTAAGAAGTGCCTCTTGTTCATCTCTGTAGCTTGTGTTATTTATTAGTATATTCATTTTGCACATGTTGACGTTAGCCTCACAATTGTTAGAATTTTCAGTAGTCAGCACATCATCGAAATGACAACTTTGCGATTTCTCCTCAATGTGATCTCTCATTTTTCTTATGTCTAACGATTGCCCCAGTTGCGAACTGTTCTTGTTTAAATACTGTTCTTCACTTAAATCTTTCAGATTATCaattaaaatttcttcatcctttgagttttctttcttcaaatGAATGCTATACGCCCTTCCTTCCGTGGATGCATGGTCGAAACTCCCTGTTTCGTTTACTTGCACCTCTTGGATTGGCTCCGAAAAAAGTACCTTTTTGAATCCATTACGGTCTTTGCCAATGTAACTATTACTTTCACAGGTTCTGTCTAACAGAACATTCGGAATAACTACAGCATCATACTTttcaaaagaaataaatgtgttttcTTTATTAAGCGTGTCATCGGCTTCTTCAACAAGCGTGTCTTCAACAAAGGACTTGTCATTCGTAGAACCCATGCCTAAGATGTTCCGATTAGATGGACCCagttccttctcctctttgAACCTGTTTGAAGTGCTcataagaaaattttctccgtttatttccttcctatCTATGTGATCCATACCTCGTATTAAATCATCATaattggcaattttttctaGCACATTCGATATGTTGTATTTGTAGTGAGATTTTAGCTTCTCCCTCTGACGCTTAAATACTTGTTCGTGATGCTCGAAACTCctgttttttcttataacttcatcttctttcagttcccctcttttcatttcgtcCCCCGCATCGTAATTTATTGCGGAGTCGCTAAAATTTCGCACATACTGTATAGTGTTCTCAATCTTtgtgtttatattttcggACAATGTTGCAGCAGTTTCTTCCCGTATATGTTCTTGGAAATTGACACAAAGAAGgtttcctcctttcttctccttttctttaagtTTTATATTGTCTGCACCGGATGTATGTTCATTTTCTGAATGCTTtactgtttcttctttttggtCCCCAACGTCAATTTCGCAATTTTTCCCACTATTGTTTGAGCACTGTTTTGCCTTTTCTCCGGCATTCCCTACGCACGCATTATTACTTATTATTCTTATTTCATAGCGAGGGGAAAGTTGCACTGAACATGTCTGGTTGACGCTTTCCTGCACAGGGTTATCCAGAACAGGCTCATGCAAACCTGCACATCCCTTTTTGCTAATTTGCCCAGTTTGTTGTTCGTTCTCCTTAGTGCTTGATAAAACTGGCTCTCTCTTTTGAGACTTCACCGACTCGgtttcttctccattttcgtACTCAAATAGGATTGTTTTGTGTCCCTCACTGTTCCTCTTTTCTACCATATTTTCAGTGTCAACTGTTGGATTCATGTTTCCTCCTTGttccccctctttttcaCGAACTGTTTCATCATTTACCGTTATACTAAATTgattattttcccttccgtTTACTTCTTCAGTGCAAAATTGCACATTGAGGGAGAACggtatttcccttttttcctttttcgcatCCTCCATAGTGGGTTCCTTTGATTCTTCTATAAATCTTACTcctttggaattttttcttttcatttctgcaGCTTCGTCAACTTCATTGCACAGTTGAACCTCATCTGAaaacattaattttttctttaccttttttactttttttatattaacaTCTTCTAAAATTTCATAAgagctattttttattccccatGTGTCGTCAGTTTGGTTTGTTGGACTGAGCTGCGTCAAAAAGGacatttcttttgtttctccaCAAATATCGCCATCGTTCGAGTGGCTCCCTTTTGTATATCGATCACTATTCAAAGTGtcctcctcttccccttcatttttaccAGAATTGCAAACCCCTTTGGACTTGAAAATTTCCCTTGAAGAGCATTCCTCTATTTCGTCAAAAAACAtcacacctttttttttcttcttcttattccccttttttccgaAACAAGAAGAACTGTTGTCGTTGCCACCTCCCTCTTTCGTATCTCTCTTTATGCGAAGTGGCTGCTCTACGGTGGTGTCTCCATGTGCACATATCCCTATATTGCTATCATAATTATTTGATAATTTAAAATCACTTGAGTTTCTCTCTGATAGGGAGTCATGCCCAGTACTATCCTTAGAGTAGCTTTTGGGTAAGCATTCTCCGTTTACGAATTTGAAGTAGGAGCTTCTGctaatggaagaaaaatttgattCTCTCTGACTGGCATATCGATTTAAGGACAAGGATCTTCTGTACCCTAGTGTCGCTTCCTCTTCCTGCCCTTCATCGTCACATTGCAGTTGATAATTATCCTTCTCCATCTCCATCTCGTTATTGCTGTCTTCCACTATACGCGCTTCATCATTATCGTCAAACGTATCGATTATATTCCCCAGAGCCTTTCGAATGTCCGAACTGTTGGAAAAGACAGTCTTTTTCCTGTTCACAATTGTATACTTTCTTAATGGATTTTTGTAAAAGGACTTGTTTCTTTTACATGCTGATATGTACGCAAATGCGGGAGAcagaaaattacaaaagaGGCCACAAATTAGACTTGTGTAATTAAAAGCATCTGAGAAAATCATGCTATTTGAAAATATCCATGCAGATAAGAAGGGCGCTATGcatcccaaaaaaaaagcggcgTTATCAGAGCATATGTCCAAATTCATTAAATCATAACGCATGGATATAGAACCCGTGATGACCTTAGGGGCTACAGCAACGAAGTTAAAGAGGTACAGAACTGAggtgttaattttttgaaacgAATTATTCAGGCAAAATATAAGGCCAAATATGAAGTAGAAAATACTACTAAAAATGACTGTAAGCCAGATAGCTTTGGATACATTGACATCATCCGTTATTTCATTCCCCCACGATGGGATGTTACTCACGAATCCGTAAGAATCGATAAAATTGGCGAAGGTTTTTCCCATGCAGTAGCTTTTGATTCCTTCTATCCTGCTTATCATGTAGTACAAATTTGTAAAGAACATTTGGTTTTGTTTCTGCGCTTCTTCCCTCATGTTAGGGTAATGTGCCCCGCTAAATTTGCCCCCTATGTGATTTTTAcgttcttcccttttgctccctccctttttggTGTGTCCCCACTGGGACCTTTTTTGATTTGCAACTCTCCCACTGCTGCTCTTTGATGAGTAATAAATTTTGTATACCGAATAAAAATGCTGCAACGAGGCAGCATTTTTGATATTTAATCTGTATGAACAACTCGACAcggtgaagtaaaaaatattattgcgAAAAAcgtatgcctttttttggtACAAAGGGTTTAGCGAAAGACAGGAGCAACTGAATGCTTTGCCTGTTCTTTGTAGCGAACCCATTTGTACCTCCCtcggaaaaaattttaaatcatGATTTCTTCTAACgaccttttcattttcgctaGTTTCTACTGAAAAGGTATTTCTTCCCAACTTGTCCATAACTGGGCACTGATCAAAAAATGGATCAGCTTTACACAACTGGGAATTTCTTGGAACAtgatttatttctttatacTTGCGATAATTTTTTACCAAATCAGTTTCCAAATGAGCCCTATTTAATATTAAATTGTTATACACATCCACTTTGCTCAGTGTCCCATTTTGGTCCATATAATTCTGGGAGAGCAAATATATGGTGGATGAAACGGAAAGATACAAAAATGACGTCATAAAAATCATAAAAACGACATACTGATAATTTATAGTTTCTTCCAACCCTTTGGATGataaatgtatacatataattgcattaataatgtaaccTATGGTAACCCCCCCAATGACCACCGTTTCGTAGTGCCCTGTGCTGGAGTAGTAATAGCCATTGTACATGGAATCTAAAAGAGACAGAGAGCATTTTGACACCTTTATTTGGGGATATACttgaaataaaattgtacttccaaataatttaataataAACATGTCTACTATTTTTGATATGACAAGTATGCCACAAATATTATTACATAAATTTCCTAAAtggtaaagaaaggaaacaaatttatatttctcATTGGACATGAAATACTTTATAACTGCACTGTATTCTATTCTCTGCTcgaaatttttgttcttcggTATCATCGTCATGGCTCTTAATATCATCAGGCTGCAAAAAACAGCCACTGAACAGACGAACAGGTTTCCAAAAATTACTGGGATCCATCCTACTTCGTCTATTAAGCTTGGAATGTCAAATAGGCCTGATAATGTGTGTGAAAAAGGGACAACACTGCGtgaatacatattttttgggGAAGGGGTTTTATAAAAGCCTTCGGCGTGCATTCTAGGGAAGCTTATTATTTGGCTCACTCCTCCCCtctttccgttttttcccttttcccctattattttttttttttttttacatactttttttgttgcgAGGCCTACCCCAGATGCAACCCCAAATCAGACAAATCGTTCACCATCTCTCAAAAATCTCATACCTGATCCTATGCTCTGgttaaatatgtatataaaagaAGCAAAGGGACCAATTGTTTTGGTGTATTTCCATGTTATGGTACGAAACCTCTTGCGGCTCCTCACAAATTtctgttttccatttttctttttataattaagaGATATATTTGGTAACCattttatattcattttcACAAAGAAACGTGCGAAATGAACTCACGAcggaggaaggggaaaatggaTTGTGGTATCCACCCATTATGGTTAACAGGGGTTTGCGTATATAAATGTGTGCTTCCCTTGCCTTTACTTCAGGGTGTTGAACTGAGATTCCCTCGACGTATGTTCTGCGCGCAGGTTATATGTACTTGCgcgtacacacatatatacaggtgtgtacacatatatacaggtgtgtacacatatatacaggtgtgtacacatatatatgcgcgTGCTTATGTAAATATAGTGACAACTTAGAgcgaaaaggcaaaaaaaaaaaataaaataaaataaagtagtGCTTACTACCAATGGGGTGGCGCGAAAAAGTTACGCGTGCATTTTAATTCATTGCATTGCATAGTTCTACACATTTTACGTGAACGCAAATAATGGTTACAAGGGCAGCTGTACGCATTATTAATTTAATCGAAAAGTACGCATGAATTGGCTGTTTTGTTACGCATTCacaatttccttttgtttccaCCTCCGTgaggacatttttttcattaacgAAAGTGAGATGATGTTAAAATGTTACAGTTGTTTTAGTTAAAACAGGCGTACACATTTGTGCAGATGTCATTTAACAGCTTGTCCCCCCTTTTAGCCaagcttattttttttttttttttcctttactgtCGCGcgggaaaattttccttgaATGAACTTTAAGCCAGCGCGAAGCACACCTTAAGGTATATCTGTCATGTGGTTGGgtaaatatacacatgcaccTATGTAAACATGCAAACGTGtaaacatgtatacatatatacacatgtgcaagTTGAACAGTCTCACGTGAATTGATGCCATTTAACAGGATTTCCAAAAGAATAATCGATTAAACTACTAATGTGGAGGAAATAAGGTTCATCACAAATTGCTCAtggcgtttttttcttaatggAATGGGGTTTCAATTTCGCGcaagcttaaaaaaaaaaaaaaaaaaaaaaaaaaaaagagagggaTGGAGGGTACACACTTTTAATTTCATGAGGACAATGTTTCCCAccgaatgaaaaaagggagctggaaattatactttttttttttatgttattgTAGAACTGTTTAATGAGCCATATAAGAATTTacattaatttaaaaaaaaaaaaaaaaaaaaaacgtacagCAAAACCGCGATTGAAGTGTTACATTCGCAAAACGCAATTTAAGGAGCAATTCGTGAAAAGAGCCTTTGCAGGGTATAATTATatgctcccttttttctttcattcttaAAAGACAGTTTGCAGTGAAAGCTGTACAGATGAGCGTTCAACTAATTTTGcctataaattaaaaatgattgTTTGGCTGTTAAATTTTGGCTCCTTGCTTGGTCGGCAACCCCTTCCACCCATTCGTTTGATTCGCCCCAATTGGTCTCAATTCGGTAATGATCGCCCTAATTCGAtgaagttccttttttttcaatcagCATAttaatgcattttttaaaagaactcAATCCATCtgttacacacacacaacacGGAGGCTATTCCATTGTTCCGTTAGTCATTTTCGGCAAACTCTTTCATCCCAATTTGGTCCTTCTTGTGAACACATTTAGGCAATATGACATAGTGAACAAACCAATAGTGGGAACAAAATGTGCACTGtggcatatatacacacacaattGTCGGAAGGGGGGCGAAGTCCATTTAAAAAgtgttaagaaaaaaacttataTTACACATAAGTTGTCGCTATGTGGTGGATTTGCATTAGGGTTATACGTACAAATGCATAGGTagattttttccgtttttttttttaacgaacTTAATATTTATATTGCATTAGTGTGATCACCTTAAATAGCTATTTCTTTGTTCCTTTgcttgctatttttttttttttttttttttttttttttttgttgaccccttgttcaggtaaaacaTCACTTACAAAATGGCTGTTCATCCCCAGTTGACAATAACAACGGGGGCACAACGTGAATGCTACCTTGGGGATATTTTCTGATGCTAGAGGAAAGGGCAAATGTACGGTTTTGTATTGACGTTTTCGTTTTCGCTGGGTCAGCAAAAGTGAGCAGTGTGAACATTTAAGCACCATTTGGAGTAACATCGTTATTATGGCGTGTTCGTATACTGCTTGAGGTGTTCATAGTTCATACGTTGTGGCAGAGTTTTGCGGCCATTTTATggccttttatttttcaaccTTTTAGCAACCGTTCAATAACTgtttggcaatttttttagcAACATAGAAGCAACGTTGTGTGGAAAGTTCTTACCCCCTATGCTCACAATTTCCTCGAGCTGCTTTCCAGCCGTTTACTTACTTTTCCTCCGCCAAAATGTCGTTCATGCTACAGCACTTAAACAGCGGCTGGGCCGTTGACCAGGCGATaataaatgaggaagaaaggCTCGTTTGCATCCGCTTTGGCCATGATTACGATCCCGACTGCATGAAAATGGATGAATTACTGTACAAGGTTGCTgaagatataaaaaatttctgCGTAATATATTTAGTAGATATAACTGAGGTACCCGAATTTAACACCATGTACGAGTTGTATGACCCAGTTTCCGTCATGTTTTTTTATCGCAACAAACATATGATGATAGATTTAGGCACTgggaacaacaacaaaattaACTGGCCCATGAATAATAAACAAGAGTTTATTGATATCGTTGAAACAATCTTTAGAGGTGCAAGAAAGGGAAGAGGGTTGGTTATATCGCCCAAGGATTACTCGACCAAGTATAAGTACtgagttgaaaaaaaaaaaaaaaaaaaatgcatgtcTTCGTGGAAAATAGGTAGGTACGAAGATTAGGcaatgaaaaggaattctccccccccaattgcacttccttttttgtttgttttgtttttttttttttaacgtaaaATTTATACACAGTATCACCTGTCGTCAGTGTATTGCTTAGTTCTTTTCACTAGCGTCctcaggaataaaaaatcgATGGCCATATTAGTGCTCCTGTGAGTAGCGGGCCCGTTTTGTTAGGAATGATACTTCCCCTCTCCCCCCGCATGGGTAGAttcatgtgtgtatatttacTTATTTATTGTGCGCGCcatttaccaaaaaaaaaaaaaaaaaaaaaatgtggatcttttccccctgcataattttttgatgttttttaatttatgatAACTCAATCGAAACTAATTAAATTTGtcccaatttttattttaaaaaaagtaaaacttATGTTTGGCACACACGGGGCAAGCAAAAAAGACACAAAATCCAGCTTAACCTACGCCCGCCGACGCACAGCTCTTTAAGCACGGTTTTCATCTTTGCAGGTTTATGTTcgttaaaaagaagaaaaaataagaaaaaataaaaaaataataattttatatatgtcTGTGCAACAAGTTTAGTGTGTGCAAGTCCACTACACACATATCATCACATGCGTGAAAAAGAATTGATCATTCTGTCCCGAATCGCGCATTCATACTAGTACCTATGAGACGGGGAGTCGACCGATATTGGCGTCAAGTGTTGTCTCTCTTTGTCTGTCTTTAtgactttttcatttcagaGTACCCACACATCAACAACTAAAACAAAAGCAAAACAAGTGTAATattgaacaaatgaacacacacaaaaaaaagaggcaagTTGCTATTGCGCCGGTGCACTTGTGTAAGGCGCAcacgcacatatgtatatctatatatattcatatgtacgtgtgtatgcatgtacacgCATGAGCAACGCAACGGCTGCAAATGAGGGATACTCTTTGACAAACTTGAAAATGGCAGGAAAAAGTGGCGCTGGCGATCAAAATTGCCACGTGTAAAATTCACTGCATGTACGTAAAGCGCTGCGTATCTGTGCGGGGGAATGTGGGGGCACTCAAATGttcataagaaaaaattgaaagaataAAGGGGGcagatgtgaaaaaaatttagaaaaagaCGAACGGGTATATCTGCGCGTATGCACgcattacatatatatgtgtatctATGTGGGCACGTGCTACAATGCCCCAAATTTGTGTTCTCCCCTCCTCGAATGAGCTctattattaaaaaaaaaaaaaagaaagtggatTTACCCAAGTAGTGGGGCTATTTCCACTGTCCATTTTgagttcctcttttttttcttacatgtCATGATGCGCCTGCTGCATCAACGTATATATGTTCGCATTTTGGATACACAATTCTGTTGTAAAAACTGTTTGGCAGGCTTATCGTGACGTATACCCTCCCTGTGTTGAGCGGTTTGTCCGTTTTCGCAACGTTCGTAAAAGGAGGGTTTTTGTGTACATGTTTTTTATTCACTCTACGGTGATGGTGATGACCTCCCACCGAAATAATCAGGCAATCTTGCTGAGGAAGTAAAACGACGCGATCTCGTAGAGCATGTCCTTAGTAACAGGGATGTTGTGACGTATGTAAGACTTATTTATCTTAATAACTTCGTAAAAAATGATGCAAGCATTTTTGTGTTCCTCcatgatatttttcttcgcaAGCACCGAGCTGGGGTATATGCTAACGACCTGATTaagttttataattttaagttcatttttattaacgGGCAAGGCAGCATTGGTGAAGAAGGCACTGACAATGCACTTCTTCAGGTTGCATATGGCGTCATGATTCTGAATACCGCAGGAGCTACTGGGCAAATCAATTTTCTCGCAGATGCTCACCAACTGTGTTTTGATGTCCTTAATTTTTATCATCGTATGGTACTGCAAAAAGTGGTCGTAGCAAAATGACGTGGAGAAATTGTTCTCCTCGCactgtttatatatatttaggAGAAGTAGAAAATCTCCACCACCTTCTATGGtaaacattttcttcacattttccgcctctttttcctttcctttttgaacGTAGAAAATGTTATTTGCATGTGTTAGCATAGCTGTAATACATAAAATCTCTTCCACACAATTATATTTCTCAGATGCTGCTAGAATCATTTTACTTGACTTCACATCTGTAGGAAATTCAGCCATTTTCCTCCCCGTTTTCGTTAAGTTCCCCTCATCATTTAGTGCACCCAATGAGTATAGAAGTTCTAGGCCTTTTATTATCACCACGGGAGAAGGAGGGTCTAAAAAATCGAAATTTATTATGTCATCCATGCCTAGACTTTTTAGTAATAAAATCATACTGCTGACTTCGCATCGTTGAATTTCTGGAACTGAGTTATCATTCAAGTCAATGAATGATTTTTTGGTGAAGAGGCGAAAACATTTTCCATCTTGTTTTCTACCTGCTCTACCTGTTCTTTGATTCACAGATGCTTTAGAGCATGGTAAAGTTACCAGGGACTCAATCCCCGAGTTTGGATTGTACACTTTCTGCTTACACAGACCTGAATCAATAACGTACACGATGTTATCTATGGTGATACTCGTCTCGCAAATGTTTGTTGatagaataatttttctggTGCCTCTCCGCATTATTGCTTTAGGCTGATCGGCTGGTGCAAGCTCATTTGTTTGGATGTTCGTGTTGGTAGAAGATGC contains the following coding sequences:
- a CDS encoding amino acid transporter, putative, with amino-acid sequence MNIKWLPNISLNYKKKNGKQKFVRSRKRFRTITWKYTKTIGPFASFIYIFNQSIGSGLFDIPSLIDEVGWIPVIFGNLFVCSVAVFCSLMILRAMTMIPKNKNFEQRIEYSAVIKYFMSNEKYKFVSFLYHLGNLCNNICGILVISKIVDMFIIKLFGSTILFQVYPQIKVSKCSLSLLDSMYNGYYYSSTGHYETVVIGGVTIGYIINAIICIHLSSKGLEETINYQYVVFMIFMTSFLYLSVSSTIYLLSQNYMDQNGTLSKVDVYNNLILNRAHLETDLVKNYRKYKEINHVPRNSQLCKADPFFDQCPVMDKLGRNTFSVETSENEKVVRRNHDLKFFPREVQMGSLQRTGKAFSCSCLSLNPLYQKKAYVFRNNIFYFTVSSCSYRLNIKNAASLQHFYSVYKIYYSSKSSSGRVANQKRSQWGHTKKGGSKREERKNHIGGKFSGAHYPNMREEAQKQNQMFFTNLYYMISRIEGIKSYCMGKTFANFIDSYGFVSNIPSWGNEITDDVNVSKAIWLTVIFSSIFYFIFGLIFCLNNSFQKINTSVLYLFNFVAVAPKVITGSISMRYDLMNLDICSDNAAFFLGCIAPFLSAWIFSNSMIFSDAFNYTSLICGLFCNFLSPAFAYISACKRNKSFYKNPLRKYTIVNRKKTVFSNSSDIRKALGNIIDTFDDNDEARIVEDSNNEMEMEKDNYQLQCDDEGQEEEATLGYRRSLSLNRYASQRESNFSSISRSSYFKFVNGECLPKSYSKDSTGHDSLSERNSSDFKLSNNYDSNIGICAHGDTTVEQPLRIKRDTKEGGGNDNSSSCFGKKGNKKKKKKGVMFFDEIEECSSREIFKSKGVCNSGKNEGEEEDTLNSDRYTKGSHSNDGDICGETKEMSFLTQLSPTNQTDDTWGIKNSSYEILEDVNIKKVKKVKKKLMFSDEVQLCNEVDEAAEMKRKNSKGVRFIEESKEPTMEDAKKEKREIPFSLNVQFCTEEVNGRENNQFSITVNDETVREKEGEQGGNMNPTVDTENMVEKRNSEGHKTILFEYENGEETESVKSQKREPVLSSTKENEQQTGQISKKGCAGLHEPVLDNPVQESVNQTCSVQLSPRYEIRIISNNACVGNAGEKAKQCSNNSGKNCEIDVGDQKEETVKHSENEHTSGADNIKLKEKEKKGGNLLCVNFQEHIREETAATLSENINTKIENTIQYVRNFSDSAINYDAGDEMKRGELKEDEVIRKNRSFEHHEQVFKRQREKLKSHYKYNISNVLEKIANYDDLIRGMDHIDRKEINGENFLMSTSNRFKEEKELGPSNRNILGMGSTNDKSFVEDTLVEEADDTLNKENTFISFEKYDAVVIPNVLLDRTCESNSYIGKDRNGFKKVLFSEPIQEVQVNETGSFDHASTEGRAYSIHLKKENSKDEEILIDNLKDLSEEQYLNKNSSQLGQSLDIRKMRDHIEEKSQSCHFDDVLTTENSNNCEANVNMCKMNILINNTSYRDEQEALLKHSKSGALAGEKHHNMSVLSTEQGENTHNEQNSPSLRENKDDLLSFSFLNNFNKQKCASCEIISLPEHAAMPQRKMKTLYYEEPSNEVDNGDEKLHKRSTLFVRQRKKLKSSFHANGDMIIGNHKEAIHKEQINEFRKQISKESCIFNYYDDEKCAEIAQGEACQMDKEKVDQVMTKNKVPENNEELEIPILHIMKSYESQTATQNIDVEVKDSVKSKSTGDPRRKTCYKFADISKLISDIDLCEFESKENDMVNRGHHNVGDNNEAIQGEDIADHFSTPTNDTNLESNKRVNFNEEKDTSTETEKPNVVKELQRIYSALSTKLHSEDSEMCTNDDHDYTDCVDFRCFKIIDNVSPVKHYYNAFRRSKILDLKKYDHIYSNNFVIDDKTNMDHLCSIFLFGNPLERNEKYADNNNNCNNVDVGGEQKDAISDAQNEWLNQQDKCDSTVTFEDKKENISSNSGLYEEKGFLIKRSFSGSLESHNEVLKRCIFEKSDLSGSSILSRRKSNLKFSLNEEIINTEELNDIFRSNDIVGDMRKNSDKIEVMKIRIHVYPALLQKYHVETTYLLLGCLTAFSFVGIITDFLFG
- a CDS encoding mitosis protein dim1, putative, with translation MSFMLQHLNSGWAVDQAIINEEERLVCIRFGHDYDPDCMKMDELLYKVAEDIKNFCVIYLVDITEVPEFNTMYELYDPVSVMFFYRNKHMMIDLGTGNNNKINWPMNNKQEFIDIVETIFRGARKGRGLVISPKDYSTKYKY